The following are from one region of the Wenzhouxiangella sp. XN201 genome:
- a CDS encoding fasciclin domain-containing protein translates to MNIQNALKFVTAGLFLAATTAVVADHHGGDKDKGYGDKKNIVETAQSAGQFNTLVTAIEAAGLVETLSGEGPFTVFAPTDEAFAKIPEADLNALIQDTDALTSVLTYHVVAGKVMAKDVVGLSSAETVQGSSVDISVDGETVMIDGAKVIKTDIKASNGVIHVIDAVIMP, encoded by the coding sequence ATGAATATTCAAAACGCACTTAAGTTCGTAACGGCCGGATTGTTCCTGGCCGCCACCACGGCCGTCGTCGCCGACCATCACGGCGGTGACAAGGACAAGGGCTATGGTGACAAGAAGAACATCGTCGAGACGGCCCAGTCGGCCGGTCAGTTCAATACCCTGGTCACGGCAATCGAGGCCGCCGGCCTGGTCGAGACCCTGTCCGGCGAAGGGCCATTCACCGTGTTCGCCCCGACCGACGAGGCCTTCGCCAAGATTCCCGAAGCCGACCTCAATGCCCTGATCCAGGACACCGACGCCCTGACCAGCGTGCTGACCTATCACGTGGTCGCCGGCAAAGTCATGGCCAAGGACGTCGTCGGCCTTTCCTCAGCCGAAACCGTGCAGGGCTCGAGCGTTGATATCAGCGTCGACGGGGAAACCGTCATGATCGACGGCGCCAAGGTCATCAAGACCGATATCAAGGCTTCCAATGGTGTCATTCACGTGATTGATGCGGTGATCATGCCGTAA
- a CDS encoding S9 family peptidase encodes MKRFVFALLLAGLLPLQALAEPFTLDDLFAMEWVSDPQIAPDGEEVVYVRNFADRQADRWRSNLWRIDADGQGHRPLTSGMQRDLSPQISPDGGRVAFVRADENGAQLRVLWLASGRSTQLSQLPAAPSGIAWSPDGRYLAFSMLVETPQEPMAKLPRKPEGADWAEPAKVIDRLHYRQDGAGYLKPGDRHLFVIAADGGAPRRLTDGMHDHGSNPAWTPDGESLIFSANLDDDAENEPVRSHLHRLDIDSGEIERLTDGEVSHGSPTVSPNGRYIAFTGFDDRRMSYHMSRLYLFDLESGEYRQLLSDLDRPIAQPVWDRRSRGIYFRYTSEGVTRLGHVEINGDMRQLAADVGGVSNSRPYGSGTFSVSENGRYAYPVTDVTHPADLAVGRNGENLRLTDINGVLFAGRDIADAEELWVESSFDDQRIQAWLVKPADFDPAKSYPLILEIHGGPFSDYGPRFASEMQLYASAGYLVLYVNPRGSTSYGEEFAQLIHHNYPSQDHDDLMSAVDAVASREYVDADRLFITGGSGGGVLTAWAISMTDRFRAAVVAKPVINWYSFALYADASAFFSKYWFPAMPWEDPDHYLARSPISRVGEVDTPTMLLTGEADHRTPMPESEQYYQALKLRGVPAALVRIPDSSHSLSNRPTQLMSKVAHILAWFEKYDEG; translated from the coding sequence ATGAAACGCTTCGTCTTTGCCCTGCTTCTCGCCGGCCTGCTGCCGCTTCAGGCCCTGGCCGAACCCTTCACGCTCGATGACCTGTTCGCCATGGAATGGGTGTCTGATCCGCAGATTGCACCCGATGGCGAGGAAGTGGTCTACGTGCGCAATTTCGCCGACCGCCAGGCCGATCGCTGGCGTTCGAATCTGTGGCGCATCGATGCCGACGGCCAGGGGCACCGTCCACTTACCTCCGGCATGCAGCGCGACCTGTCACCGCAGATCTCGCCCGACGGTGGGCGCGTCGCCTTCGTGCGTGCCGATGAGAACGGGGCGCAACTGCGGGTGTTGTGGCTGGCGTCGGGCCGTTCGACCCAGCTTTCGCAGTTGCCGGCCGCGCCTTCGGGCATCGCCTGGTCGCCGGACGGCCGCTACCTGGCCTTCAGCATGCTGGTCGAGACACCCCAGGAACCGATGGCCAAGTTGCCGCGTAAGCCCGAGGGTGCCGACTGGGCCGAGCCGGCCAAAGTCATCGACCGGCTGCATTACCGCCAGGACGGCGCCGGCTATCTCAAGCCCGGCGACCGACACCTGTTCGTGATTGCTGCCGACGGCGGGGCGCCGCGACGGCTGACGGACGGCATGCATGACCACGGCAGCAATCCGGCCTGGACGCCGGACGGCGAGTCGCTGATCTTTTCAGCCAACCTGGACGATGACGCCGAGAACGAGCCGGTACGCTCCCACCTTCATCGCCTCGACATCGATTCAGGCGAAATCGAACGCTTGACCGACGGCGAGGTCAGCCACGGTTCGCCGACGGTCTCTCCCAACGGTCGCTATATCGCGTTCACGGGATTCGACGACCGGCGCATGAGTTACCACATGTCGCGCCTGTACCTGTTCGATCTCGAATCAGGTGAGTACCGGCAACTGTTGTCCGATCTGGACCGGCCGATCGCCCAGCCTGTCTGGGACCGGCGATCGCGCGGCATCTATTTTCGCTACACCAGCGAGGGCGTGACCCGGCTGGGGCATGTCGAGATCAACGGCGACATGCGTCAGCTCGCCGCCGATGTGGGCGGGGTTTCGAACAGCCGGCCGTATGGATCCGGCACGTTCTCGGTCAGCGAGAACGGTCGTTATGCCTACCCGGTCACCGACGTGACGCACCCGGCCGACCTCGCTGTCGGTCGCAACGGCGAAAACCTGCGCCTGACCGACATCAACGGCGTGCTGTTTGCCGGACGCGATATTGCCGATGCCGAGGAACTCTGGGTGGAGTCGAGCTTTGACGACCAGCGTATCCAGGCCTGGCTGGTCAAGCCGGCCGACTTCGATCCCGCGAAGTCCTATCCCCTGATTCTGGAAATTCACGGCGGACCGTTCTCCGACTACGGTCCGCGCTTCGCCTCGGAGATGCAGCTCTATGCATCGGCCGGCTACCTGGTGCTCTACGTCAACCCGCGCGGCTCGACCAGTTACGGCGAGGAATTCGCCCAGTTGATTCACCACAACTATCCTTCCCAGGACCACGATGACCTGATGAGCGCGGTCGATGCCGTGGCCTCGCGCGAGTATGTCGATGCCGATCGGCTCTTCATCACCGGCGGCAGCGGCGGTGGCGTGCTCACGGCCTGGGCGATCAGCATGACCGACCGCTTCCGTGCCGCGGTCGTCGCCAAGCCGGTGATCAACTGGTACAGCTTCGCGCTGTATGCCGACGCCTCGGCGTTCTTCTCCAAGTACTGGTTCCCGGCCATGCCCTGGGAAGACCCCGACCATTACCTGGCACGCTCTCCGATTTCTCGCGTGGGCGAGGTCGACACCCCGACCATGCTGCTCACCGGGGAAGCCGACCACCGCACGCCCATGCCCGAATCCGAGCAGTACTACCAGGCGCTCAAGCTCAGGGGCGTGCCGGCCGCCCTGGTGCGCATTCCCGACAGCTCGCACAGCCTGAGTAATCGGCCAACGCAGTTGATGAGTAAGGTGGCGCATATTTTGGCTTGGTTTGAGAAGTATGACGAGGGGTGA
- a CDS encoding M90 family metallopeptidase: MEILLVVVAAPLVWWLWGVWRRRRRRRIAETPLPPDWQKILERNVPLYRGLPDDLKQELHGHIQLFLHDKTFEGFQGLEVTDEMRVTIAGNACILLLNRPHDQYSNFSTIYLYPSTFVSEHTSYDGLVQSVGHSARLGESWHRGPMVLSWDSALAGSRDIADGHNVILHEFAHKLDGADGAVDGAPILHQRSQYLSWARVMRREFEQLQRQASAGTQCLLDNYGATAPEEFFAVLVETFYEKPEQLKREHPALYEEMQQCFRVDPIAWHEAIRDR; encoded by the coding sequence ATGGAAATTCTGCTTGTCGTTGTTGCCGCGCCGCTCGTCTGGTGGCTGTGGGGGGTCTGGCGCCGTCGTCGTCGAAGGCGCATCGCCGAAACGCCCTTGCCGCCCGATTGGCAGAAGATTCTTGAGCGCAATGTGCCGCTCTACCGCGGCCTGCCCGACGACCTCAAGCAGGAACTTCACGGGCATATCCAGCTGTTCCTCCACGACAAGACCTTCGAGGGTTTCCAGGGCCTGGAGGTGACCGACGAGATGCGCGTGACCATCGCCGGCAACGCCTGCATCCTGCTGCTCAATCGGCCGCACGACCAGTATTCCAACTTCTCGACGATCTATCTCTACCCCAGCACTTTCGTGTCAGAGCACACCAGCTATGACGGCCTGGTGCAGTCGGTCGGCCACTCGGCGCGGCTGGGCGAGTCCTGGCATCGGGGGCCGATGGTGCTGTCCTGGGATTCGGCCCTGGCGGGCAGCCGTGACATTGCCGATGGCCACAACGTGATCCTGCACGAGTTCGCCCACAAGCTCGACGGGGCCGACGGCGCGGTCGACGGTGCGCCGATTCTCCACCAGCGCTCGCAATATCTCAGCTGGGCACGCGTGATGCGGCGCGAGTTCGAACAGCTCCAACGCCAGGCCAGTGCCGGAACGCAATGCCTGCTCGACAATTACGGCGCCACCGCGCCGGAAGAGTTTTTTGCGGTACTGGTCGAGACCTTCTACGAAAAACCCGAGCAGCTCAAACGCGAGCATCCGGCGCTGTACGAGGAAATGCAGCAGTGTTTCCGGGTCGATCCGATTGCCTGGCACGAGGCGATTCGCGATCGATGA
- a CDS encoding polysaccharide deacetylase family protein, producing the protein MFPRLFLTALLALAQTACANDQGRDHGVVLLYHHVSADTPAVTSVTPARFEAHLQWLDEQGFEVWPLARLLRASIDGDESVPENVVAITFDDAYESVHAEAWPRLKARGWPFTVFVNTDAVDAGHQPYMNWDQLRELAAAGAAIENHSATHAHLIAREGRESRSDWRERVRADISTARERITEETGKTPTLFAYPYGEDSQALAEIVDEHNEFGLAQRSGAVGPRTDRLSVPRFPMASGFDGMERFALAVNARPLPVTESEPAPPGDGVRSPVESLRLELAEGDYRHGQIGCFSGGGQQLEIDLEAGPPHVLQIEIGGAGSTGRNKINCTAPATDGSGDYFWYSFQWVQDAVRD; encoded by the coding sequence ATGTTCCCGCGACTGTTTCTCACGGCTTTGCTGGCACTGGCCCAAACGGCCTGCGCCAACGATCAGGGTCGTGATCACGGCGTCGTGCTGCTCTACCATCACGTCAGCGCGGACACACCGGCGGTGACCAGTGTGACGCCGGCGCGTTTCGAAGCGCACCTTCAATGGCTCGACGAACAGGGTTTCGAAGTCTGGCCGCTGGCGCGTCTGCTCAGGGCAAGCATCGACGGCGACGAGTCCGTGCCGGAGAATGTTGTCGCAATCACCTTCGACGACGCTTATGAGTCGGTGCATGCCGAAGCCTGGCCGCGGCTGAAGGCGCGCGGCTGGCCGTTTACCGTATTCGTCAATACCGATGCGGTCGATGCCGGCCACCAGCCGTACATGAATTGGGATCAGTTGCGCGAACTGGCCGCGGCCGGTGCGGCGATCGAGAATCACTCGGCCACTCATGCCCACCTGATTGCGCGCGAGGGACGTGAATCCCGGTCGGACTGGCGCGAGCGCGTGCGTGCCGATATCTCAACGGCACGCGAACGCATTACCGAGGAAACCGGCAAGACACCGACGCTGTTCGCCTATCCCTACGGCGAGGACTCGCAGGCACTGGCCGAGATCGTGGACGAACACAATGAGTTCGGGCTCGCCCAGCGATCCGGGGCCGTAGGGCCGCGAACCGACCGCTTGTCGGTGCCGCGCTTCCCCATGGCCAGCGGTTTTGACGGCATGGAACGATTCGCCCTGGCGGTCAACGCGCGCCCACTGCCGGTGACCGAATCCGAACCCGCCCCGCCCGGGGACGGTGTGCGCAGCCCGGTCGAGTCGCTGCGGCTCGAACTGGCCGAAGGCGACTATCGGCACGGCCAGATCGGCTGTTTCTCCGGTGGCGGCCAGCAGCTGGAAATCGACCTGGAAGCAGGCCCGCCGCATGTGCTCCAGATCGAGATCGGCGGCGCCGGCTCCACCGGCCGTAACAAGATCAACTGCACCGCGCCGGCCACCGACGGCAGCGGCGACTATTTCTGGTATTCCTTCCAGTGGGTACAGGATGCAGTGCGTGACTGA